The genome window TTCCTGCGGATCTTCGGGCAACGCGCCCTCAGAACCCGGCACCACCGGCACGCCGGCTTCGATCATGGCACGCTTGGCGCTGACCTTATCGCCCATCAGGCGAATGGTGTCAGGACGCGGACCGATGAAGACGAAGCCGCTTTTTTCGACGCGATCAGCGAAGTCGGCATTCTCGGACAAGAACCCGTAACCCGGGTGGATGGCCTCGGAATCCGTAACTTCAGCGGCCGAAATAATGGCCGGCATGTTCAGGTAGCTGTCACGCGACGGCGCGGGCCCGATGCACACGGATTCATCGGCCAGGCGCACGTACTTGGCGTCGCGGTCAGCCTCGGAGTGCACGACCACGGTTTTAATGCCCAGCTCACGACAAGCGCGCTGAATGCGCAGGGCGATTTCGCCCCGATTGGCGATCAGGATTTTTTCGAACATTTTTCAGCTATCAGCCAATGACGAAGAGGGGTTGACCGTACTCGACGGGCTCACCATTTTCGACCAGGATTTCTTTGATGACGCCGGACTTGTCGGCCTCGATTTCATTGAGCAGCTTCATGGCTTCAATGATGCACAGCGGATCGCCTTCCTTGACGGTGGAGCCCACTTCAATAAAGGGAGATGCGCCCGGGTTCGGCGAACGATAGAACGTGCCAACCATCGGCGCCTTCACGACGTGGCCGGAAATGACCGGAGCCGCTTCTGCGGCCGGTGCTGCGGCAGCGGCGGCTTGAGCCACCGGAGCGGCCGCGCCAGCTTCGGGCTGGTGGTAGGCCACGGGCTGCAAGGTCTGCGAGAACTTGACGATGCGTACCTTGCCTTCGCCTTCCGTGATTTCCAGCTCAGCGATACCCGATTCAGCCACCAGGTCGATCAGGGTTTTGAGTTTTCGAAGGTCCATAGAAGCTGCTTCCCGAGATAGTGTCGACGGCGTCCCAGCGTGGGGTCCGCGCCGTATAAGATGTAAAAGCGATGAGTTTTTGCGAGATCAGTGCCGCGCTGCGTAACGCAG of Achromobacter seleniivolatilans contains these proteins:
- the accB gene encoding acetyl-CoA carboxylase biotin carboxyl carrier protein; translated protein: MDLRKLKTLIDLVAESGIAELEITEGEGKVRIVKFSQTLQPVAYHQPEAGAAAPVAQAAAAAAPAAEAAPVISGHVVKAPMVGTFYRSPNPGASPFIEVGSTVKEGDPLCIIEAMKLLNEIEADKSGVIKEILVENGEPVEYGQPLFVIG